ACATTTACGTTTTTACCCGGTTGAGGGATGCCGTATACCTCTTCTAAGAGCAGGTCGATCTTAGCGGCTTTATTTTGTAATCGCTTACTCATTATTTTATCTGAGTGACACCCTTCTCGGTCACGACAAAATTCACATTGATATCATTTTCCTCCGCCGGTAGGTTTTCTATAAATTGAAAATCATAAGCCAGAGCAATTTTTCTGATGGAGAGACCGCTGAGAATCCTGTCATAAAACCCACCGCCCATTCCGATTCGGTTCCCCGATGCATCCACAGCCAGACAAGGAACGAGAATGATCCCGGCGCTGTTCATATCTGCCGGAATGATCGAGTCTTCAGCAGGTTGTTCAATACCGAATTGTGTCAGTTCAAGCGAGTCGAGGTTTTGAATCAGAGAGTGCGAGGGAGGTTTATCAATACCGTGATATAT
This genomic window from Candidatus Neomarinimicrobiota bacterium contains:
- a CDS encoding 5-formyltetrahydrofolate cyclo-ligase, producing the protein MPPADVDTKSDLIKKHLLALPEYQKSNSIHIFIGSLPGEVRTKPMIEHALSENKKVIVPIYHGIDKPPSHSLIQNLDSLELTQFGIEQPAEDSIIPADMNSAGIILVPCLAVDASGNRIGMGGGFYDRILSGLSIRKIALAYDFQFIENLPAEENDINVNFVVTEKGVTQIK